Proteins from a single region of Streptomyces spinoverrucosus:
- a CDS encoding carbonic anhydrase: MNLDNTPLRGTGVEPTSSATAAPARRALLRAALTGAAALGAGLALDASPASAVTAAPHHRPSTPAQALRELEAGNLRWRTFRERHPNESPAVRQTLTSGQHPFAVILSCVDSRVPPELVFDQGLGDLLTVRSAGEVLDEAVLGSVAYGVLELAIPLVLVLGHQSCGAVRAAVEAEESGQRLPAHIQYLADEISPAIDHTKEGDARVDASVDANVRLVRSRLAAEPDLAAKVASGQLAVVGARYELTTQRVHRID, from the coding sequence GTGAACCTCGACAACACCCCTCTCAGAGGCACCGGCGTTGAGCCGACCTCGTCCGCCACGGCGGCGCCCGCCCGCCGTGCCCTCCTGCGCGCCGCTCTGACCGGCGCCGCGGCGCTCGGTGCCGGCCTCGCCCTCGACGCCTCCCCCGCGTCCGCCGTCACCGCAGCGCCGCACCACCGCCCGAGCACCCCCGCGCAGGCCCTGCGCGAGCTGGAGGCGGGCAATCTGCGCTGGCGCACCTTCCGTGAGCGGCACCCCAACGAGTCACCGGCCGTCCGGCAGACGCTGACGTCCGGTCAGCACCCGTTCGCGGTGATCCTCAGCTGCGTCGACTCCCGCGTCCCCCCGGAGCTGGTCTTCGACCAGGGGCTCGGTGACCTGCTCACGGTGCGCAGCGCGGGTGAGGTCCTGGACGAGGCCGTGCTCGGCAGCGTCGCCTACGGGGTCCTCGAACTGGCCATACCGCTCGTCCTGGTCCTCGGCCACCAGTCGTGCGGCGCCGTGCGGGCCGCCGTCGAGGCGGAGGAGTCCGGGCAGCGGCTGCCGGCCCACATCCAGTACCTGGCCGACGAGATAAGCCCGGCCATCGACCACACCAAGGAGGGCGACGCCCGCGTCGACGCGAGCGTCGACGCCAACGTACGGCTCGTCCGTTCCCGCCTCGCCGCCGAACCCGACCTGGCCGCCAAGGTGGCGTCCGGGCAACTCGCCGTCGTCGGCGCGCGCTACGAGCTGACGACCCAGCGCGTGCACCGCATCGACTGA
- a CDS encoding alginate lyase family protein has translation MADAPVRPRRRTRLPLLAATTATAAALVATVLAGPGAPRADAAPATFVHPGVTVSKSQLDFTRSKVGAGAQPWKGAFDRMMASKYADLNRTPKPRAVVECGSYSNPNNGCTDEREDAIAAYTHALAWYITRDERHARKAIELMDAWSAVIRDHTNSNAPLQTGWAGSSWPKAAEIIKYTYTGNWANSGRFATMLRSVYLPEIINGSNSNGNWELSMMEAAIGISVFLEDKASYDKAMAKFRTRTAAFVYLASDGDLPKTVPSQNLDTRDKIVRYWQGQSTFVTGLTQETCRDLTHTGYGISAISHVAETSRIQGQDLYGTDVGERLRHALGFQAKYEMGAAVPSWLCGGSLHLGLGPVTEVGYNALHNRLGHAMTNTQALTERNRPAGSNNLFVAWETLTHGDNPN, from the coding sequence ATGGCAGACGCACCCGTTCGACCCCGCCGCAGGACTCGGCTCCCGCTCCTGGCCGCGACCACCGCCACCGCGGCCGCCCTGGTGGCCACCGTGCTCGCCGGACCCGGCGCACCCCGCGCCGACGCCGCCCCCGCCACCTTCGTCCACCCCGGAGTGACCGTCTCCAAGAGCCAGTTGGACTTCACGCGGAGCAAGGTTGGTGCCGGCGCCCAGCCCTGGAAGGGTGCCTTCGACCGGATGATGGCGAGCAAGTACGCCGACCTGAACCGCACACCCAAGCCCCGCGCGGTCGTCGAGTGCGGCTCCTACTCCAACCCCAACAACGGCTGCACCGACGAGCGCGAGGACGCGATCGCCGCGTACACCCACGCCCTCGCCTGGTACATCACCCGCGACGAGCGGCACGCCCGCAAGGCCATCGAACTGATGGACGCCTGGTCGGCCGTGATCCGCGATCACACCAACAGCAACGCCCCGCTGCAGACCGGCTGGGCCGGCTCCTCCTGGCCCAAGGCCGCCGAGATCATCAAGTACACCTACACCGGAAACTGGGCGAACTCCGGGCGCTTCGCCACCATGCTCCGCTCCGTCTACCTTCCCGAGATCATCAACGGCTCGAACTCCAACGGCAACTGGGAGCTGTCGATGATGGAGGCCGCGATCGGCATCTCCGTCTTCCTGGAGGACAAGGCCTCCTACGACAAGGCCATGGCGAAGTTCCGCACCCGCACCGCCGCCTTCGTCTACCTCGCCTCCGACGGCGACCTGCCGAAGACGGTGCCGAGCCAGAACCTCGACACCCGCGACAAGATCGTCAGGTACTGGCAGGGCCAGTCCACCTTCGTCACCGGCCTCACCCAGGAGACCTGCCGGGACCTCACCCACACCGGATACGGCATCTCCGCCATCTCCCACGTGGCGGAGACCAGCCGCATCCAGGGCCAGGACCTCTACGGCACCGACGTCGGCGAACGGCTCCGGCACGCCCTCGGCTTCCAGGCCAAGTACGAGATGGGCGCGGCCGTCCCGAGCTGGCTGTGCGGCGGCTCCCTGCACCTCGGGCTCGGGCCGGTCACCGAGGTCGGCTACAACGCCCTGCACAACCGGCTCGGCCATGCCATGACCAACACCCAGGCCCTGACCGAGCGCAACCGCCCGGCCGGCAGCAACAACCTCTTCGTGGCCTGGGAGACCCTCACGCACGGCGACAACCCGAACTGA
- a CDS encoding GMC oxidoreductase translates to MSADLQNRPPLSGISRRRFIAGTSFITGAAVIGGHHSHALAAPQQNTAVIKPGVRIPVLVIGTGYGGSVAALRLAQAGVEVHMVDMGMAWDTPGPDGKIFANTTTPDYRSFWLRTRTKQPLSNFLGFPLDKDVPRYTGILDAEEMGGITVYQGRGVGGGSLVNGGMAVTPRRENFGAVLPSVDADEMYDVYYPRANAELGVSTIDPAWFETAACYQYARVGRKHAQRSGFPFVFVPDVYDWDYMKQEAAGTVPKSALAGEILYGNNHGKKSLQQTYLARARATGKVTISPLHRVVSVAPASLGGYTVGMEQLDTGGAVTATKTVTADRVFFAAGSVGTSKLLVRLKATGALPGLNGEVGKGWGDNGNVMCGRANHMWDPTGALQSAIPTAGIDNWAAGGAFAEVAPLPTGIETYASFYLSITKNPHRAEFSWNPANGKVELNWQTSWKQPSITMAKSIFDRINAKEGTIYRTDLFGIHKIWGDHLTYHPLGGAVLNKATDNYGRLHGHSGLYAIDGALIPGNTSVNPFVTIAALAERNIEEIIAADF, encoded by the coding sequence ATGAGCGCTGACCTCCAGAACAGACCCCCACTAAGCGGAATCTCCCGCCGCCGATTCATCGCTGGAACGAGTTTCATTACGGGCGCCGCGGTGATCGGCGGTCACCACTCTCACGCCCTGGCGGCCCCGCAACAGAACACCGCCGTAATCAAACCGGGCGTGCGGATTCCGGTCCTGGTGATCGGCACCGGATACGGCGGCTCGGTAGCCGCTCTCCGGCTCGCGCAGGCCGGTGTCGAAGTGCACATGGTCGACATGGGAATGGCCTGGGACACCCCGGGTCCGGACGGAAAGATCTTCGCCAACACCACCACTCCCGACTATCGGTCGTTCTGGCTGCGCACCAGAACCAAACAACCCCTCAGCAACTTCCTCGGCTTTCCGCTCGACAAGGACGTGCCCCGTTACACCGGCATTCTCGATGCCGAGGAAATGGGCGGGATCACGGTCTATCAGGGACGCGGAGTCGGCGGCGGATCACTCGTCAACGGCGGCATGGCCGTGACACCGAGGCGCGAGAACTTCGGTGCCGTCCTGCCCTCCGTCGACGCGGACGAGATGTACGACGTGTACTACCCGCGCGCCAACGCCGAACTCGGCGTCAGCACCATCGACCCGGCCTGGTTCGAGACGGCCGCGTGCTACCAGTACGCCCGGGTGGGCCGCAAACACGCCCAGCGTTCCGGGTTCCCCTTCGTCTTCGTCCCGGACGTCTACGACTGGGACTACATGAAGCAGGAGGCCGCCGGCACGGTCCCGAAGTCGGCGCTGGCCGGTGAGATCCTCTACGGCAACAACCACGGCAAGAAGTCACTCCAGCAGACCTATCTCGCCCGGGCCCGGGCCACCGGGAAGGTCACCATCTCGCCGCTGCACAGGGTCGTCTCCGTCGCTCCCGCGTCCCTGGGCGGCTACACGGTCGGCATGGAGCAACTCGACACCGGCGGCGCCGTCACGGCCACGAAAACGGTCACCGCGGACCGCGTGTTCTTCGCCGCCGGCAGCGTCGGCACCAGCAAACTCCTGGTCCGGCTGAAGGCGACCGGCGCACTACCCGGCCTGAACGGCGAGGTCGGAAAGGGCTGGGGCGACAACGGCAATGTCATGTGCGGGCGGGCCAACCACATGTGGGATCCCACCGGTGCCCTGCAGTCCGCGATTCCCACCGCCGGTATCGACAACTGGGCCGCCGGCGGAGCCTTCGCTGAAGTCGCGCCGCTGCCCACCGGAATCGAGACGTACGCCTCGTTCTATCTGTCGATCACCAAGAATCCGCACCGCGCGGAGTTCTCGTGGAACCCGGCGAACGGAAAGGTGGAACTGAACTGGCAGACGTCCTGGAAGCAGCCGTCGATCACCATGGCCAAGTCGATATTCGACCGGATCAACGCGAAAGAGGGCACGATCTACCGCACCGATCTCTTCGGCATCCACAAGATCTGGGGCGACCACCTCACCTACCATCCCCTGGGAGGCGCGGTACTGAACAAGGCGACGGACAACTACGGCCGCCTGCACGGCCATTCCGGCCTCTATGCCATCGACGGCGCACTGATCCCCGGCAACACGAGCGTGAACCCCTTCGTCACCATCGCGGCGCTCGCCGAACGGAACATCGAGGAAATAATCGCCGCCGACTTCTGA
- a CDS encoding carboxymuconolactone decarboxylase family protein, translated as MVPEIGTAASNFSLAVYAHTTLGLREFEAARLRIAQINGCAFCLDWRTERDGRKVEDDFADAVTAWRTTDAFDERTRLAAEYAERYALDHHGLDEDFWSRMTAHYSQAEIVELTMSIGSWLAFGRLNHVLGLDTVCVLPQR; from the coding sequence ATGGTCCCCGAGATCGGCACGGCGGCGTCGAACTTCTCGCTCGCGGTGTACGCCCACACCACCCTGGGCCTGCGCGAGTTCGAGGCGGCACGGCTGCGGATCGCGCAGATCAACGGCTGCGCCTTCTGCCTGGACTGGCGCACCGAGCGCGACGGGCGGAAAGTGGAGGACGACTTCGCGGACGCGGTCACCGCCTGGCGCACCACGGACGCCTTCGACGAACGCACCCGCCTGGCCGCCGAGTACGCCGAGCGCTACGCCCTGGACCACCACGGCCTCGACGAGGACTTCTGGAGCCGGATGACGGCCCACTACAGCCAGGCGGAGATCGTGGAGCTCACCATGAGCATCGGCTCGTGGCTGGCGTTCGGCCGGCTCAACCATGTGCTGGGGCTGGACACTGTCTGTGTCCTGCCCCAGCGGTGA
- a CDS encoding NAD(P)H-dependent amine dehydrogenase family protein: protein MISTVVWGTGNVGRAAIRAVDAHPSLGLAAVLVADPAKVGRDAGDLSGLGRPLGVPATDDVAAVLATGPRAVVYAASGDVRPDEALRDIERAVRAGAVVVTPSVYGMYDHRGAPPDIRKPLLEAVATGGGSLFVSGVDPGWANDTLPLLITGLGSRIDAVRCQEIFDYSTYDQEDSVRHLVGMGHPMDYQPPMLVEGVPTVVWGGQLRMMATGLGVELDEVRETLERRPLEATVTTPTMGEFAAGTQGAVRFEVQGVVAGRPRIVVEHVTRIHASCAPDWPQPPGGGAGAHRIVIEGRPRIEVTVEASDEGGNRSAGGNATAAGRLVNAIDWLTEAAPGLYDALDVPLRPAVGRLGRT, encoded by the coding sequence ATGATTTCCACGGTTGTGTGGGGTACGGGCAATGTCGGCCGCGCGGCGATCCGTGCCGTCGACGCGCATCCGTCGCTGGGCCTCGCGGCCGTACTGGTCGCCGACCCCGCCAAGGTCGGCCGGGACGCGGGCGACCTGAGCGGACTCGGCCGCCCGCTGGGCGTGCCGGCGACCGACGACGTCGCCGCCGTGCTCGCGACCGGCCCACGCGCGGTCGTGTACGCGGCCTCCGGAGACGTACGCCCCGATGAGGCGCTGCGGGACATCGAACGGGCCGTCCGGGCCGGGGCGGTCGTCGTCACGCCGTCCGTCTACGGGATGTACGACCACCGGGGCGCCCCGCCCGACATCAGGAAGCCGCTGCTGGAGGCCGTGGCGACCGGCGGCGGGTCCCTGTTCGTCTCCGGAGTCGACCCCGGCTGGGCGAACGACACCCTGCCCCTGCTGATCACCGGCCTCGGCTCGCGGATCGACGCGGTGCGCTGCCAGGAGATCTTCGACTACTCCACGTACGACCAGGAGGACTCGGTACGGCACCTGGTCGGCATGGGGCACCCGATGGACTACCAGCCGCCGATGCTCGTCGAGGGCGTGCCGACGGTGGTGTGGGGCGGGCAGCTGCGGATGATGGCCACAGGCCTGGGCGTCGAACTGGACGAGGTCCGCGAGACGTTGGAGCGGCGCCCGCTGGAGGCCACCGTCACCACGCCCACCATGGGCGAGTTCGCCGCCGGTACGCAGGGCGCCGTGCGCTTCGAGGTGCAGGGTGTCGTCGCAGGACGGCCCCGTATCGTCGTCGAGCACGTCACCCGCATCCACGCCTCCTGCGCCCCGGACTGGCCACAGCCCCCCGGGGGCGGCGCCGGAGCGCACCGGATCGTCATCGAGGGCCGCCCCCGTATAGAGGTCACCGTCGAGGCGAGCGACGAGGGCGGTAACCGGTCGGCGGGGGGCAACGCCACCGCCGCCGGCCGCCTGGTCAACGCCATCGACTGGCTCACCGAGGCGGCGCCCGGCCTCTACGACGCGCTCGACGTGCCGCTGCGCCCCGCAGTCGGCCGACTGGGAAGGACATGA
- a CDS encoding response regulator, giving the protein MSVPAPTRPHDVLLVEDDIADAMLIQDALAERGARNLTQVADGIEALEYLRDPANPRPDLIVLDLNMPRMNGREFLAVVKEDADLRTIPVVVLTTSSAPDDVSGAYRHHANAYVTKPVNLEEFEEAVRSIDTFYLDVAVKPPRM; this is encoded by the coding sequence ATGTCCGTCCCCGCCCCCACCCGCCCCCACGACGTGCTGCTGGTCGAGGACGACATCGCCGACGCGATGCTCATCCAGGACGCCCTGGCCGAGCGCGGCGCCCGCAACCTCACCCAGGTCGCCGACGGCATCGAGGCCCTGGAGTATCTGCGCGACCCGGCGAACCCGCGCCCCGACCTGATCGTCCTCGACCTCAACATGCCCCGCATGAACGGCCGGGAGTTCCTGGCCGTGGTCAAGGAGGACGCCGATCTGCGCACGATTCCGGTGGTGGTGCTCACCACGTCCTCGGCGCCCGACGACGTGTCCGGCGCCTACCGCCACCACGCGAACGCCTATGTGACCAAGCCGGTCAACCTGGAGGAGTTCGAGGAGGCGGTGCGCAGCATCGACACGTTCTACCTGGACGTGGCGGTGAAGCCACCGCGGATGTGA